A stretch of the Lineus longissimus chromosome 12, tnLinLong1.2, whole genome shotgun sequence genome encodes the following:
- the LOC135497334 gene encoding glucose transporter type 1-like isoform X1 gives MDDGPDIPGNPPQTSRTLSWGVVREPDANVNIDPSDTSPLLRNQSGGSDEKATGMTGRLACAILACVVGTSFQYGYHIGVVNPPESVLESFINQTQFARDGKGFSADSITWLWSAIVSIFCLGGMIGGVVFGYFADRLGRKGTMLLNNVVLVAAVLLMSLSKVAGSYEMLIAGRFIVGVSCGINTGIAPLYLSEIAPVELRGAAGTINQFAIVTAIMIAQILGLTQILGTADRWPYLIGFSLIPAAIQLVTLPFCPETPRYLIITKDDTVKAKEALVSLRGSLNVHEDVAEIQAEFESSKNDTKVTCCDLFTISYLKWPTIISVVLQFSQQFSGINAVIFYSTALFESAGLTLENAIYGTIGVAGVNVVMTFISVILMDRAGRRTLHLYGLAGMWVFSVLITVSFLWKEQWPPFTYIAIIFTIGFMMMFAIGPGSIPWLMVAELFPQGPRGTAMSLAVMCNWFGAFVIGLGFRWMQKGLGNYTFIPFSVLLAVFWIFTYCKVPETKNKTIQEISLTFRNNMREPTGYKTFQNHDD, from the exons ATGGACGACGGCCCTGATATTCCTGGCAACCCCCCTCAAACGTCAAGAACCCTGTCCTGGGGGGTCGTACGGGAACCTGATGCAAATGTCAATATTGATCCTTCTGACACATCACCCCTGCTTAGGAACCAAAGCGGCGGCAGCGATGAAAAAGCCACG GGTATGACTGGCCGGCTAGCATGTGCCATCCTTGCCTGTGTCGTGGGAACATCCTTCCAGTATGGTTATCACATCGGAGTCGTCAATCCACCAGAGAGT GTTCTTGAATCATTCATTAACCAAACACAGTTTGCCCGTGACGGGAAGGGTTTCTCCGCAGACTCTATCACATGGCTGTGGTCGGCCATCGTGTCGATATTCTGCTTGGGTGGCATGATCGGAGGCGTGGTCTTTGGATACTTCGCCGACCGCCTCGGAAG AAAGGGTACCATGCTCCTCAATAACGTGGTGTTGGTTGCTGCTGTCCTATtgatgtccttgagcaaggtcGCTGGGTCGTACGAGATGTTGATCGCTGGAAGGTTTATCGTCGGAGTGTCTTGCG GTATTAACACAGGTATCGCCCCTCTTTACCTCTCAGAGATCGCACCGGTCGAGCTCCGCGGTGCAGCCGGTACCATCAATCAATTTGCCATTGTGACGGCCATCATGATAGCGCAGATTCTTGGTTTGACCCAGATCTTGGGAACGGCGGACAGGTGGCCATATCTGATCG GTTTCAGTCTCATCCCTGCCGCAATCCAACTCGTGACATTACCATTCTGCCCAGAGACTCCCCGCTACCTCATAATCACCAAAGACGACACGGTCAAGGCTAAAGAAGCCTTGGTATCTCTACGAGGTTCATTGAACGTACACGAGGACGTCGCAGAAATACAAGCAGAGTTTGAAAGttccaaaaatgacacaaag GTGACGTGCTGTGATCTATTTACCATTAGCTATCTGAAGTGGCCGACTATCATCAGTGTTGTCCTACAGTTCTCACAACAGTTCTCAGGCATTAACGCA GTTATATTTTATTCCACGGCACTCTTTGAGTCAGCTGGGTTGACGTTGGAGAACGCCATCTACGGGACTATCGGAGTCGCAGGTGTCAATGTAGTCATGACGTTTATCTCCGTCATCCTGATGGACCGCGCCGGTCGACGGACACTCCATCTTTATGGTCTCGCTGGAATGTGGGTTTTCAGCGTTCTCATCACAGTCTCGTTTTTATGGAAG gaGCAATGGCCGCCATTCACCTACATCGCGATAATTTTTACCATCGGATTTATGATGATGTTTGCAATAGGACCAG GGTCCATACCATGGCTCATGGTGGCAGAGCTGTTCCCACAGGGGCCGCGGGGCACAGCAATGAGTCTCGCTGTCATGTGTAACTGGTTCGGAGCATTTGTGATAGGTTTGGGGTTCCGATGGATGCAG AAAGGTCTCGGCAATTACACGTTCATACCGTTCTCCGTATTGCTGGCCGTTTTCTGGATCTTCACGTATTGTAAAGTCCCCGAGACGAAAAATAAGACAATTCAAGAGATATCGCTGACATTCCGTAACAATATGAGAGAACCAACAGGATATAAAACGTTTCAAAATCATGATGATTGA
- the LOC135497334 gene encoding glucose transporter type 1-like isoform X2, which produces MCMYSKGMTGRLACAILACVVGTSFQYGYHIGVVNPPESVLESFINQTQFARDGKGFSADSITWLWSAIVSIFCLGGMIGGVVFGYFADRLGRKGTMLLNNVVLVAAVLLMSLSKVAGSYEMLIAGRFIVGVSCGINTGIAPLYLSEIAPVELRGAAGTINQFAIVTAIMIAQILGLTQILGTADRWPYLIGFSLIPAAIQLVTLPFCPETPRYLIITKDDTVKAKEALVSLRGSLNVHEDVAEIQAEFESSKNDTKVTCCDLFTISYLKWPTIISVVLQFSQQFSGINAVIFYSTALFESAGLTLENAIYGTIGVAGVNVVMTFISVILMDRAGRRTLHLYGLAGMWVFSVLITVSFLWKEQWPPFTYIAIIFTIGFMMMFAIGPGSIPWLMVAELFPQGPRGTAMSLAVMCNWFGAFVIGLGFRWMQKGLGNYTFIPFSVLLAVFWIFTYCKVPETKNKTIQEISLTFRNNMREPTGYKTFQNHDD; this is translated from the exons ATGTGTATGTACAGTAAG GGTATGACTGGCCGGCTAGCATGTGCCATCCTTGCCTGTGTCGTGGGAACATCCTTCCAGTATGGTTATCACATCGGAGTCGTCAATCCACCAGAGAGT GTTCTTGAATCATTCATTAACCAAACACAGTTTGCCCGTGACGGGAAGGGTTTCTCCGCAGACTCTATCACATGGCTGTGGTCGGCCATCGTGTCGATATTCTGCTTGGGTGGCATGATCGGAGGCGTGGTCTTTGGATACTTCGCCGACCGCCTCGGAAG AAAGGGTACCATGCTCCTCAATAACGTGGTGTTGGTTGCTGCTGTCCTATtgatgtccttgagcaaggtcGCTGGGTCGTACGAGATGTTGATCGCTGGAAGGTTTATCGTCGGAGTGTCTTGCG GTATTAACACAGGTATCGCCCCTCTTTACCTCTCAGAGATCGCACCGGTCGAGCTCCGCGGTGCAGCCGGTACCATCAATCAATTTGCCATTGTGACGGCCATCATGATAGCGCAGATTCTTGGTTTGACCCAGATCTTGGGAACGGCGGACAGGTGGCCATATCTGATCG GTTTCAGTCTCATCCCTGCCGCAATCCAACTCGTGACATTACCATTCTGCCCAGAGACTCCCCGCTACCTCATAATCACCAAAGACGACACGGTCAAGGCTAAAGAAGCCTTGGTATCTCTACGAGGTTCATTGAACGTACACGAGGACGTCGCAGAAATACAAGCAGAGTTTGAAAGttccaaaaatgacacaaag GTGACGTGCTGTGATCTATTTACCATTAGCTATCTGAAGTGGCCGACTATCATCAGTGTTGTCCTACAGTTCTCACAACAGTTCTCAGGCATTAACGCA GTTATATTTTATTCCACGGCACTCTTTGAGTCAGCTGGGTTGACGTTGGAGAACGCCATCTACGGGACTATCGGAGTCGCAGGTGTCAATGTAGTCATGACGTTTATCTCCGTCATCCTGATGGACCGCGCCGGTCGACGGACACTCCATCTTTATGGTCTCGCTGGAATGTGGGTTTTCAGCGTTCTCATCACAGTCTCGTTTTTATGGAAG gaGCAATGGCCGCCATTCACCTACATCGCGATAATTTTTACCATCGGATTTATGATGATGTTTGCAATAGGACCAG GGTCCATACCATGGCTCATGGTGGCAGAGCTGTTCCCACAGGGGCCGCGGGGCACAGCAATGAGTCTCGCTGTCATGTGTAACTGGTTCGGAGCATTTGTGATAGGTTTGGGGTTCCGATGGATGCAG AAAGGTCTCGGCAATTACACGTTCATACCGTTCTCCGTATTGCTGGCCGTTTTCTGGATCTTCACGTATTGTAAAGTCCCCGAGACGAAAAATAAGACAATTCAAGAGATATCGCTGACATTCCGTAACAATATGAGAGAACCAACAGGATATAAAACGTTTCAAAATCATGATGATTGA